In the genome of Egicoccus sp. AB-alg2, one region contains:
- a CDS encoding AMP-binding protein translates to MPARLVALRLPPERFLDELDRVWSDGDAVLPLSTTAPAATLQRTLRALRPALLRRLDDAGDLVDEPLADAPPIADGTALVVATSGSTGQPKGVVLPHEVLQASTAASTARLGCEPGERWLLALPIHHVAGIQIVLRSRALGTEPDVTPPGGDDLGDSEAQHVSLVPTQLTRLLEAGVDLSRFRTVLLGGARPEPALLDAAREAGVPVVVSYGMTETAGGCVYDGRPLDGVEVDVTGDGDGRIRVRGPLLATGYRTRRGTQPLVDEDGWFVTGDHGRLRQDGTLEVFGRVDDVIVSGGINVPAPTVASALRTHPQVLDVAVAGRPDPEWGEAVVAVIVPRDPDAPPTLDELREHVRREYPASYAPRDLVVVAALPRDAMGKLPRAAVKLLAE, encoded by the coding sequence GTGCCCGCTCGCCTGGTCGCCCTCCGGCTGCCGCCGGAGCGATTCCTCGACGAACTCGACCGCGTGTGGTCCGACGGCGACGCCGTGCTGCCGCTGTCCACGACCGCGCCGGCGGCGACGCTGCAGCGCACGCTGCGGGCGTTGCGGCCCGCGTTGCTGCGCCGCCTGGACGACGCCGGCGACCTCGTCGACGAGCCGCTCGCCGACGCGCCACCGATCGCGGATGGCACCGCGCTGGTGGTGGCGACGTCGGGCTCGACGGGCCAGCCGAAGGGCGTCGTGCTGCCCCACGAGGTCCTGCAGGCCTCGACGGCCGCCAGCACCGCGCGCCTGGGCTGCGAGCCCGGGGAACGGTGGCTGCTGGCGCTGCCGATCCATCACGTTGCCGGTATCCAAATCGTGCTGCGCTCGCGGGCGCTGGGAACGGAGCCCGACGTCACGCCGCCGGGCGGCGACGACCTCGGCGACAGCGAGGCACAGCACGTCTCGCTGGTGCCGACCCAGCTCACCCGGCTGTTGGAGGCCGGTGTCGACCTGAGCCGGTTCCGCACCGTGCTGCTCGGCGGTGCCCGGCCGGAGCCGGCGCTGCTCGACGCCGCGCGCGAGGCGGGCGTCCCTGTCGTGGTGTCGTACGGCATGACGGAGACGGCGGGCGGGTGCGTCTACGACGGCCGGCCGCTCGACGGCGTCGAGGTGGACGTCACCGGCGACGGCGACGGTCGCATCCGGGTGCGCGGTCCCCTGCTCGCGACCGGGTACCGGACCCGCCGCGGCACCCAGCCGCTGGTCGACGAGGACGGCTGGTTCGTCACCGGCGACCACGGCCGCCTGCGCCAGGACGGCACGTTGGAGGTCTTTGGCCGCGTCGACGACGTGATCGTCTCCGGCGGGATCAACGTGCCGGCGCCGACCGTCGCCTCGGCGCTGCGCACCCATCCCCAGGTCCTGGACGTCGCCGTCGCCGGCCGCCCCGACCCCGAATGGGGCGAGGCGGTCGTGGCCGTGATCGTGCCCCGGGACCCCGACGCGCCCCCGACGCTGGACGAACTGCGCGAGCACGTGCGGCGCGAGTACCCGGCCTCCTATGCGCCCCGGGACCTGGTGGTCGTGGCGGCCCTGCCCCGCGACGCGATGGGCAAGCTGCCGCGCGCGGCGGTCAAGCTGCTGGCCGAGTGA
- a CDS encoding anti-sigma factor domain-containing protein, translated as MTADIHTLTGAYAADALDDDERRFFEQHLEACDACAQEVAELLATAARLGGAAAEPPPPDLKVRVLDEIDRTRQEAPRPRAGDGAGSTGTATGRPWWGRLLVPAAAVLVVLGIGVGVLVNDLYGRVDSLQDQQVRYEEILAAPDARWVETQGPDGSVGRVVLSPSRGEAVLLVDGMAPAPHEHTYELWVIDAAGATPAGVFDVDDRGRVSRVVTGDFTEAAAIGVTVEPEGGSPQPTSDPVMVLELGT; from the coding sequence GTGACCGCTGACATCCACACCCTGACCGGCGCCTATGCCGCCGACGCGCTCGACGACGACGAGCGCCGCTTCTTCGAGCAGCACCTCGAGGCCTGCGACGCCTGCGCACAGGAGGTCGCCGAACTGCTGGCCACGGCCGCCCGCCTCGGCGGCGCCGCGGCCGAACCGCCACCGCCGGACCTGAAGGTCAGGGTGCTGGACGAGATCGACCGCACCCGCCAGGAGGCGCCGCGGCCACGTGCCGGCGATGGTGCGGGCAGCACCGGCACGGCGACCGGACGTCCGTGGTGGGGCCGCCTGCTGGTCCCGGCGGCGGCCGTGCTGGTCGTGCTGGGCATCGGTGTCGGGGTGCTCGTCAACGACCTGTACGGACGCGTCGACTCGCTCCAGGACCAGCAGGTCCGCTACGAGGAGATCCTGGCCGCCCCCGACGCGCGGTGGGTGGAGACGCAGGGGCCCGACGGCTCGGTCGGCCGGGTCGTGCTCTCGCCCAGCCGTGGTGAGGCGGTCCTGCTGGTCGACGGCATGGCGCCGGCGCCGCACGAGCACACGTATGAACTGTGGGTCATCGACGCGGCCGGTGCCACGCCCGCGGGCGTGTTCGACGTCGACGACCGCGGCCGGGTGTCGCGGGTGGTGACCGGCGACTTCACCGAGGCGGCCGCGATCGGTGTGACGGTGGAGCCGGAAGGCGGCTCGCCGCAGCCGACCAGCGACCCGGTCATGGTGCTGGAGCTGGGCACCTGA
- the sigK gene encoding ECF RNA polymerase sigma factor SigK, giving the protein MPAPTDDDLLLDVARGDQAAYAALYDRIAGLVYGIVRRVVRDPAQSEEVAQEVLVEVWRTAARFDPDRGSAHTWILTMAHRRAIDRVRSEQASRDRTHRVGQGQQQREYDAVSEEVEVAFEHEQVRAALATLTDLQREAVELAYYKGYTYREVAELLDTPLGTIKTRMRDGLIRLRDAMGVAS; this is encoded by the coding sequence ATGCCGGCGCCGACCGACGACGACCTGCTCCTCGACGTCGCGCGGGGTGACCAGGCCGCGTACGCCGCGCTGTACGACCGCATCGCGGGACTCGTGTACGGCATCGTGCGACGGGTGGTTCGCGACCCGGCACAGTCTGAGGAGGTCGCCCAGGAGGTGCTCGTCGAGGTGTGGCGCACCGCGGCCCGCTTCGACCCCGACCGGGGCAGCGCCCACACCTGGATCCTGACGATGGCGCACCGCCGGGCGATCGACCGCGTCCGGTCGGAACAGGCCAGCCGCGACCGCACGCACCGGGTCGGGCAGGGCCAGCAGCAGCGCGAGTACGACGCGGTCTCCGAGGAGGTCGAGGTGGCGTTCGAGCACGAGCAGGTGCGCGCCGCGCTGGCCACGCTGACCGATCTGCAGCGCGAGGCCGTGGAGCTCGCCTACTACAAGGGCTACACCTACCGCGAGGTGGCCGAGCTGCTCGACACGCCGCTCGGCACCATCAAGACCCGCATGCGCGACGGCCTCATCCGACTGCGCGACGCGATGGGGGTGGCTTCGTGA
- the ccsA gene encoding cytochrome c biogenesis protein CcsA, producing the protein MSQDQLAELSRLLYSPVTLLLYVSAAIVCLYSLTTRAGLATTRSGAPAGAKLQRLGIALAWTAVAAHVAHEIVRGLAQDRLPLGNMFEFTSAMALTGALAGLIYLTIVRKKPELVGFVMLGAAVVVSSAMLTYADPGPLMPILDTWWRTFHVSVIVTAAGIFTVGFLFNGLHLLRDTAERGLAAARAVPTGRSTVGAAHIKDLAPGVPGDDLDSGARNPDEALSGRVAPDEDHGSTSLPVEAERRAMRTAISPLKLAVGTFLGTSTVSWVFVATPTTTLSEGLTRALTVNLTLVAVALIARWFVPFLPQASTLDGLAYRTIALGFFAWTFGVIAGAMWAEQSWGRFWGWDPKETASFLTWIAYAAYLHARATRGTRGRGAAWIGIGAFAVLMFTYYAVNLVFVGLHSYAGLS; encoded by the coding sequence ATGAGCCAGGACCAGCTCGCCGAGCTCTCACGGCTGCTCTACAGCCCCGTGACGCTGCTGCTGTACGTCAGCGCGGCGATCGTGTGCCTGTACTCGCTGACGACGCGGGCCGGTCTGGCGACCACGCGCAGCGGGGCACCCGCCGGCGCCAAGCTGCAGCGGCTCGGGATCGCGCTGGCCTGGACCGCCGTCGCTGCCCACGTCGCCCACGAGATCGTGCGTGGCCTGGCACAGGACCGCCTGCCGCTGGGCAACATGTTCGAGTTCACCTCGGCGATGGCGCTCACCGGCGCGCTGGCCGGGCTGATCTACCTGACGATCGTGCGCAAGAAGCCCGAACTGGTCGGCTTCGTGATGCTCGGTGCGGCCGTCGTCGTCAGCTCCGCCATGCTGACCTACGCCGACCCCGGCCCCCTCATGCCGATCCTCGACACCTGGTGGCGGACCTTCCACGTCAGCGTCATCGTCACCGCCGCCGGCATCTTCACCGTCGGGTTCCTGTTCAACGGCCTGCATCTGCTGCGCGACACCGCCGAGCGGGGCCTGGCCGCCGCACGCGCCGTGCCCACCGGTCGGTCCACCGTGGGCGCCGCCCACATCAAGGACCTTGCGCCAGGCGTGCCGGGCGACGACCTGGACAGCGGCGCCAGGAACCCCGACGAGGCGCTGAGCGGGCGCGTCGCCCCCGACGAGGACCACGGGTCCACGTCGCTGCCCGTGGAGGCCGAGCGCCGCGCCATGCGCACCGCGATCTCGCCGCTGAAGCTGGCGGTCGGCACCTTCCTCGGCACCTCGACGGTCTCCTGGGTGTTCGTGGCGACGCCTACGACCACGCTGTCCGAGGGTCTGACCCGGGCGCTGACCGTCAACCTCACGCTCGTCGCCGTCGCCCTCATCGCGCGCTGGTTCGTGCCGTTCCTGCCGCAGGCGTCCACGCTCGACGGGCTGGCCTACCGCACGATCGCCCTCGGCTTCTTCGCCTGGACCTTCGGGGTCATCGCCGGCGCCATGTGGGCCGAGCAGAGCTGGGGCCGCTTCTGGGGCTGGGACCCCAAGGAGACCGCGTCGTTCCTGACGTGGATCGCCTACGCGGCCTACCTGCACGCCCGCGCCACGCGGGGCACCCGTGGCCGCGGCGCCGCCTGGATCGGGATCGGCGCGTTCGCGGTGCTGATGTTCACCTACTACGCCGTCAACCTCGTCTTCGTCGGGCTGCACTCGTACGCCGGGCTGTCCTGA